One Astyanax mexicanus isolate ESR-SI-001 chromosome 3, AstMex3_surface, whole genome shotgun sequence genomic region harbors:
- the marcksl1b gene encoding MARCKS-related protein 1-B — MGSQASKGGVAVEGKAAEASAAKTNGQENGHVKTNGDVSAKAEGDSAATTNGSAEAAKEAEAGAGDAIEPAPAAEGDAAKPEGEATKETPKKKKKKFSLKNSFKFKGLSLSKKSKKNAEVKEEAKAEEATEEKPEENGAAAAPAEEEKKEEAKAEETPAPAETPKAEETPAKAEEAAAAAPKEEAAPAAAAPAAEPTKPTEETNSTPAPSEQNE, encoded by the exons ATGGGATCCCAGGCATCTAAGGGAGGAGTGGCCGTGGAGGGCAAAGCCGCCGAGGCGTCCGCCGCCAAAACGAACGGACAG GAGAACGGCCATGTCAAAACCAACGGTGACGTGTCCGCTAAAGCAGAGGGAGATTCAGCCGCCACCACCAACGGCTCGGCCGAGGCAGCCAAGGAGGCTGAGGCCGGCGCGGGAGATGCCATCGAGCCAGCACCAGCTGCCGAGGGGGACGCCGCCAAGCCTGAGGGCGAGGCCACCAAGGAGACccccaaaaagaagaagaagaagttctcCCTGAAGAATTCCTTCAAATTCAAGGGCCTCTCGCTGAGCAAGAAGAGCAAGAAGAACGCCGAGGTGAAGGAGGAAGCTAAGGCAGAGGAGGCCACAGAGGAGAAGCCCGAGGAGAACGGGGCCGCTGCAGCGCCtgcagaggaggagaagaaggaggaggccaAGGCGGAGGAGACCCCCGCCCCAGCCGAGACCCCCAAAGCAGAGGAAACCCCGGCCAAGGCCGAAGAGGCCGCCGCAGCCGCCCCCAAGGAAGAGGCTGCCCCTGCTGCCGCCGCACCTGCTGCTGAGCCCACAAAACCCACAGAGGAGACCAACTCCACACCCGCACCATCCGAACAGAATGAGTGA